Proteins from a single region of Ziziphus jujuba cultivar Dongzao chromosome 1, ASM3175591v1:
- the LOC107424945 gene encoding uncharacterized protein LOC107424945 codes for MAVATTSAGIPASSYESKRDGHELRVLFQKPCAEIGILSEDMVIGFLDEDGEGFNESYGSNYTESESLDDEAKDREGENGDGVEEDKKFWENQHQLLQATLCRTSSLETRIRNATKEAIKELKNSGTACGCGRSMASCRKCLMNEISGRLRNQVYNSSICKSKWRSSPDIPSGEHTFLDVVETNSRSSKKGETRVIIELNFRAEFEMARASEEYNRLVQRLPEVFVGKVERLQGLIKILCSAAKKCMNENRMHMGPWRKQKYVQAKWLGPCEKIMTASATSFSMGHSSGAGRLPKPRQASMLTVDLLEMMPNMRCQAVEVV; via the exons ATGGCTGTTGCCACTACTTCAGCTGGAATTCCGGCGAGCTCTTATGAATCGAAGCGTGATGGACATGAATTGAGGGTGTTGTTTCAGAAGCCTTGTGCTGAAATCGGCATCTTGTCGGAGGATATGGTAATTGGGTTTCTAGATGAAGACGGTGAAGGGTTTAATGAAAGTTATGGAAGCAACTATACGGAAAGCGAGAGCTTAGATGACGAAGCCAAGGATAGAGAAGGAGAAAATGGTGATGGGGTTGAAGAGGATAAGAAGTTTTGGGAGAATCAGCATCAGCTTTTGCAG GCTACATTATGCAGGACAAGCTCTTTGGAAACAAGGATTAGAAACGCCACAAAAGAGGCAATCAAGGAGCTCAAAAACTCAGGGACAGCCTGCGGTTGCGGGAGATCCATGGCCAGTTGCAGGAAGTGCTTGATGAACGAAATTTCGGGCCGTCTACGAAACCAGGTTTATAACAGTTCCATTTGCAAGTCTAAGTGGAGAAGTTCTCCAGACATCCCTTCAg GAGAGCACACGTTTTTGGATGTGGTGGAGACCAACTCAAGGTCGTCTAAAAAAGGAGAGACGAGGGTGATAATCGAGTTGAATTTCAGGGCAGAGTTCGAGATGGCCAGGGCAAGCGAAGAATACAACAGACTTGTCCAGAGACTTCCCGAAGTGTTTGTCGGGAAAGTAGAGAGACTTCAGGGTTTGATCAAAATCTTGTGTTCGGCCGCCAAAAAATGCATGAATGAAAACAGAATGCATATGGGGCCGTGGAGAAAACAAAAGTACGTGCAAGCTAAGTGGCTCGGTCCGTGCGAGAAGATTATGACCGCTTCTGCAACATCCTTCTCGATGGGACACTCTTCCGGCGCTGGCAGATTGCCTAAGCCCAGGCAGGCCTCCATGCTTACAGTTGATTTGCTGGAAATGATGCCTAATATGCGTTGCCAAGCGGTTGAAgttgtgtga